The following proteins come from a genomic window of Anaerobutyricum hallii:
- a CDS encoding DUF3021 domain-containing protein: MNMKKFVLEFLRRGFAACGMGPIILAILYLILQQTAAVETLTVNQVCIGIFSITALAFIAGGMNAIYQIERLPLMVAILIHGSVLYISYLVTYLLNDWLDWGVMSIVVFSAIFLVGYIVIWALIYSITKNRTERLNEALKQKQQNP; the protein is encoded by the coding sequence AAGTTTGTTTTGGAGTTTTTGCGCCGAGGGTTTGCAGCTTGCGGCATGGGTCCCATCATTTTAGCGATACTCTATCTGATTTTGCAACAGACCGCTGCCGTAGAGACTCTAACCGTAAATCAGGTCTGCATTGGAATCTTTTCAATAACCGCACTTGCTTTTATTGCAGGAGGTATGAACGCCATTTATCAAATTGAACGGTTGCCCTTGATGGTGGCAATTTTGATTCACGGCAGCGTTTTATATATCAGCTATCTCGTCACTTATTTGCTTAACGATTGGCTGGATTGGGGTGTAATGTCCATCGTAGTTTTCTCGGCTATTTTTCTTGTGGGCTATATCGTGATATGGGCGCTCATTTATTCAATAACCAAAAACAGAACAGAAAGGCTCAATGAAGCGCTAAAGCAGAAACAACAGAATCCATAA